From a region of the Halorussus pelagicus genome:
- a CDS encoding DEAD/DEAH box helicase, producing MTSFFSDHAEEVTFPGNRSDASTQFRTCQEGAYWAIKSYRTTQRDEPAIISLPTGGGKTALMMLAAFEFTVDRALIVAPSEAVRNQIPDKFEGLEGLKKANALSSDIDAPEVEIHKSRFTSKSNWEEYEDTDIVVTIPNSVSEEFATKDEEPTAQPPDGFFDLLMIDEAHHSAAPGWKQILDNFTEVPQLLFTATPFRREEDILPSELIYHYPIEEACKAGIYHKVGLRTLPEQNRDLVDEAAEQLTTLQESNAEATLLARTDGIEEADSLAKTYREQTDLEIQAVHSDADNNQDTIDDLRDGEIDGVVVVQKLAEGLDVPNLQLAVFHVPPKSFRMMLQIIGRLAREPNDEAPATILTTDTTLTSKGMSEAVRQLYREDTGWASVADELISEHIKNDSTDKIGGATPLEAVNPDNIRPYKTVTVYSLAETVFEPLVDDADDVVAKTDADFGHVLSTPESVWGCITTTQESPTWGTNTVLESPTYNLHLYCSPADSELLFEYTSDARRASTIRTALLRDHTALTQIDGKRLSKAMQSLTAPKYKAAGMNNVLVPSGTQPEHKLLTGGDVQGAVYHSDKRRYTHGHVFASFEPDVEDGDSRFSESSNTKTRGISTARASIWSNSKAGLSVFETWCETLADELTADGEPTIRNLGIGNHGEAIDEFETSPFAVMPFPSLTTAKVERQTPDDDSWHTVRIDLELDDPENPPMQTVDVCMTFENFGTCIECSYDVAANEWSGDIIDYRFRLPEETEYSILCGDELLKEFPPIFHTDANTTVMSGAQSSAETDLTDFDPATLKASIQPNWPEYIEVDATEKPEWWETDEERDKDISELWDERPTETVFSALVDFLKDQRGDEQYALFCDDMGDEIADFIEFRKEEKEINMYHCKRSKSPGVRISYFKDIYHQTLRSLRYTFSQKLIDQVEDGSGLSHFVCGKDVFEEIVDDFLPGDWEYTIYGVHPGLKLDFDPEDGNENVGRLFSECVEQVERYNVDFAMMGAGGCWEESNGN from the coding sequence ATGACCTCATTCTTTTCTGACCACGCTGAGGAAGTTACATTCCCAGGTAATCGGTCAGATGCTTCGACGCAGTTTCGAACCTGCCAAGAAGGTGCTTACTGGGCAATTAAATCCTATCGGACGACACAGCGTGATGAGCCTGCAATTATCTCTCTACCAACTGGCGGCGGCAAAACAGCGCTGATGATGCTGGCAGCCTTCGAATTCACCGTTGACCGAGCTCTCATTGTCGCCCCATCTGAAGCAGTTCGGAATCAGATTCCCGATAAGTTCGAGGGGCTTGAGGGGCTAAAGAAAGCGAATGCACTTTCTAGTGACATTGATGCTCCGGAAGTGGAGATTCACAAGAGTCGATTTACTTCCAAGAGCAACTGGGAAGAGTACGAAGACACGGACATTGTGGTGACGATACCGAACAGCGTAAGTGAGGAGTTCGCGACTAAGGATGAGGAGCCGACCGCACAACCACCGGACGGCTTCTTTGACCTCTTAATGATCGACGAGGCACACCACTCAGCAGCACCGGGTTGGAAACAAATCCTCGATAATTTCACTGAGGTGCCTCAATTACTTTTTACTGCCACACCGTTTCGGCGTGAAGAGGATATTCTCCCTAGCGAACTCATCTATCACTATCCGATTGAAGAGGCATGCAAAGCTGGCATCTATCATAAAGTCGGGTTGCGAACTCTCCCTGAACAAAACCGGGATCTCGTTGATGAGGCAGCCGAGCAGCTCACGACACTGCAGGAGTCAAACGCGGAGGCAACACTCCTAGCTCGTACAGACGGAATTGAGGAAGCCGACAGCCTAGCCAAGACTTATCGCGAACAGACGGACTTAGAAATTCAAGCTGTTCACTCCGACGCAGACAACAATCAGGACACAATTGACGACCTCCGTGATGGTGAGATCGACGGCGTGGTTGTCGTCCAGAAACTCGCCGAGGGGCTTGACGTGCCCAACCTCCAGCTGGCCGTGTTTCATGTCCCGCCCAAATCGTTCCGGATGATGCTCCAAATCATTGGCCGGCTGGCTCGTGAACCTAACGATGAAGCGCCAGCGACGATTCTCACAACAGATACTACACTCACGAGTAAGGGTATGTCCGAGGCTGTCCGCCAGCTGTATCGTGAAGATACCGGCTGGGCAAGTGTCGCCGACGAACTGATCTCCGAGCACATAAAAAATGATAGTACTGATAAAATTGGTGGTGCGACGCCGTTAGAGGCAGTGAACCCGGACAATATTCGACCGTATAAAACGGTCACCGTCTACTCGCTCGCTGAGACGGTGTTTGAGCCGCTTGTTGACGATGCAGACGATGTGGTCGCTAAGACAGACGCTGATTTTGGGCACGTTTTATCGACCCCTGAATCCGTGTGGGGATGTATCACGACGACTCAGGAGTCTCCAACGTGGGGAACCAATACGGTTTTAGAGAGTCCGACATATAACCTGCATCTGTACTGCTCACCCGCGGATAGTGAGTTACTGTTCGAGTACACCTCTGATGCACGGCGGGCGAGCACGATTCGTACGGCGTTACTCCGGGATCATACGGCGTTGACCCAGATAGACGGGAAGCGACTCTCGAAGGCGATGCAGTCGCTCACTGCGCCGAAATATAAGGCGGCAGGTATGAACAACGTACTTGTCCCCTCCGGTACCCAGCCGGAACATAAGCTTCTGACTGGCGGTGATGTACAAGGTGCGGTCTACCACTCAGACAAACGGCGGTATACGCACGGTCACGTCTTTGCCTCATTTGAGCCGGACGTAGAAGATGGCGATAGTAGATTCTCCGAATCATCGAACACCAAAACCCGAGGAATCAGTACTGCGAGAGCATCAATCTGGTCAAACTCGAAGGCTGGGCTCTCGGTATTCGAAACTTGGTGTGAGACGCTAGCAGACGAACTTACTGCAGATGGAGAACCGACAATTCGAAATCTTGGTATCGGAAATCACGGGGAAGCTATCGACGAGTTTGAAACATCTCCCTTTGCTGTTATGCCGTTTCCCTCACTAACTACGGCGAAAGTTGAGCGGCAAACACCAGACGATGACAGCTGGCATACTGTCCGAATAGATCTTGAATTAGATGACCCCGAAAATCCTCCGATGCAGACAGTTGATGTGTGCATGACCTTCGAGAACTTTGGCACTTGTATCGAGTGCTCCTACGATGTCGCCGCAAATGAGTGGTCGGGTGACATTATTGACTACCGATTCCGACTGCCGGAGGAAACAGAATATTCGATCTTGTGTGGCGATGAGCTCCTCAAGGAATTCCCACCGATATTCCATACCGATGCTAATACGACTGTGATGAGCGGGGCACAATCGTCTGCAGAAACTGATCTTACAGATTTTGACCCGGCCACCCTGAAAGCCTCGATCCAACCAAACTGGCCAGAATATATTGAAGTTGATGCGACTGAAAAGCCAGAGTGGTGGGAAACAGATGAAGAGCGAGACAAGGATATTTCTGAATTATGGGATGAAAGACCAACCGAGACGGTTTTTTCCGCGTTGGTTGACTTCCTAAAGGACCAGCGAGGAGACGAGCAGTATGCACTCTTTTGTGATGATATGGGCGATGAGATTGCTGACTTCATTGAATTCCGAAAAGAGGAAAAAGAGATTAATATGTATCACTGTAAGCGATCTAAATCGCCAGGAGTTCGAATTAGCTACTTCAAAGACATATACCATCAGACTCTCCGCTCGTTGCGATACACGTTCAGCCAGAAACTCATTGACCAGGTAGAAGACGGATCCGGACTTTCTCACTTTGTTTGTGGAAAGGATGTCTTTGAGGAGATCGTAGACGACTTTCTACCGGGCGATTGGGAGTATACGATCTATGGAGTTCACCCTGGGCTTAAGCTCGATTTCGACCCGGAAGACGGCAATGAGAATGTCGGGCGACTATTCAGTGAGTGTGTAGAGCAGGTTGAACGATATAATGTGGACTTTGCGATGATGGGTGCCGGTGGCTGTTGGGAGGAGTCTAACGGTAATTAA